CAAGTTCGGCACAGCCTTTGGCTCCCAAGGGGCCATAGCCTCCTTCATGGATATAGAAGGTCGTTGGATCCTGGCCGAAATAGTCGCTATAGAGCTTTTCTTTGTTCCTATAGGAATCCCGGTCCACGTAAATAAGGTGCATCCCGAATAATTGACACATGGTGAGAACGGGATTATTAACCCGTTCATCACCTCTGACAAAAGCTGTTGTTTTGAGCTGGAATGTTGCTCCTGCACAGGCGGTCGCCAGCAAATGATTGCTCCATGCACCGCCAAAAGTAACGATATGATTTTTTTGGAGCTGTAAAGCCTCCTGAAGATTGTACTTTAATTTCCTCCATTTGTTGCCTGAAATAAAGGGATGGATCAGATCGTCTCGCTTCAGTGTCACCTTGATGTGTTTTTTTTCCCATAAAGGTAGCGTGACTTCTGTTTCGGGGCTATGGATTTTGAATGGCAACATAACATTAAATGAAAACAAATTTAACGAAAATTGTTTCATTTGGTTTATTTTTGTAGAATGACAGAACAAATGGGATCGCAAGATCAAGAAGAACAAGAGTTATTTGAACATCTACGCATTGAAGTGGATAAGGGGCAAGCTTTACTCCGTATTGATAAATATCTGATGAATAGGGTGGAAAATGCGACAAGAAGCAAAATTCAGCATGCCATTGAAGCAGGTTCTGTCATGGTTAACGGAAAAGAGATCAAGGCGAGCTATAAAGTCAGACCAAATGATGTCATTACATTGGTATTACCAGATCCACCACGCGATAATGAGGTTTATCCCGAAAATATTCCGTTAGACATAAAATACGAAGATGACGATGTACTTATTGTAAATAAAGAAGCAGGGATGGTAGTCCATCCAGGTTATAATAATTATACGGGTACATTGGTTAACGCATTGACTTATCATATACAACAGCTGCCACAGTTGCCTGGAAATTCAGACCGTCCCGGTCTGGTACACCGAATAGACAAAGATACTTCCGGATTGTTGGTAATCGCTAAGAACGAAAAATCGATGGCATTTTTGGCTAAGCAATTTTTCGATCATAGCATTACCCGTAAATATATTGCCTTGGTATGGGGTGATTTGAAAGAGGATGGAACGATTACAGGTTACATTGGTCGTCATTTGAAAGATAGACGTATTATGGCCATGTACGATAGTGAAGAAAAAGGAAGATGGTCAGTGACGCATTACAAAGTACTTGAACGATTAGGTTATGTGACCTTGATTGAATGCCAGTTGGAGACGGGGCGTACGCATCAAATTCGTACGCACATGCAATCCATTGGTCATCCATTGTTTAATGATGCGATGTACGGCGGGGATAAAATATTAAAAGGAACTGTCTTCTCGAAATATAAGCAATTTGTGGACAATTGCTTTAACCTGCTTCCACGGCAGGCGCTTCATGCACAGGTATTGGGATTTATTCATCCGACTTCAAAAGAAAATATCTATTTTGAGGTACCATATCCTGAAGATTTTCGTTTAGCTTTAGAAAAGTGGCGTGGTTACGCTGCAAATTCCATGGCTGTAGAAAATGATTAAAATTTAGAAAACAAATAAAGATGCCGACAAACTATATCAATTTTAACGGCAATATAGTGCCGGAAGAACAGGAAATATTTAGCGTAGAAAATAGAGGCTTTCGCTATGGTGATGGATTGTTTGAAACCATGTTGTATAAGGATGGTGATATTCGTTTTCTGAATTTTCATGTAGTGCGCTTGCAACAGGGGATGGAATTGATACACCTTGATGATGCGAATCTTTTTGATGAATTTTTTATCCGTTCAAGATCGGAGGAGTTGATTCGCAAAAATAACATGTTAGGACAGCAGGTTCGTATTCGACTGATTGTATTTCGTATGGGGGGTGGACTATATAGTCCAACCACTAATAAACCGGGATTTGTTTTACAGGTACAACGCATAGAACCCAATCTGAGAGATAAGAAAGTCGGTCTGATCGTGGGCTTGTATAATGAGTTCAAAAAGCCTTATAGTGATTTGTCAA
The window above is part of the Sphingobacterium sp. ML3W genome. Proteins encoded here:
- a CDS encoding pyridoxal-phosphate dependent enzyme, whose translation is MKQFSLNLFSFNVMLPFKIHSPETEVTLPLWEKKHIKVTLKRDDLIHPFISGNKWRKLKYNLQEALQLQKNHIVTFGGAWSNHLLATACAGATFQLKTTAFVRGDERVNNPVLTMCQLFGMHLIYVDRDSYRNKEKLYSDYFGQDPTTFYIHEGGYGPLGAKGCAELVDELQQDYQHIFTACGTGTTLAGIARAIDKKDLFTQIHGVPVLKNGSFINDEVAQLYPYLAAPILHLDYHFGGYAKTTPELLAFTQHFINSTGIMIEPTYTGKLLYAVDDLIKKDYFTPADQLLVVHTGGLTGLLGMYERFVFH
- a CDS encoding RluA family pseudouridine synthase produces the protein MTEQMGSQDQEEQELFEHLRIEVDKGQALLRIDKYLMNRVENATRSKIQHAIEAGSVMVNGKEIKASYKVRPNDVITLVLPDPPRDNEVYPENIPLDIKYEDDDVLIVNKEAGMVVHPGYNNYTGTLVNALTYHIQQLPQLPGNSDRPGLVHRIDKDTSGLLVIAKNEKSMAFLAKQFFDHSITRKYIALVWGDLKEDGTITGYIGRHLKDRRIMAMYDSEEKGRWSVTHYKVLERLGYVTLIECQLETGRTHQIRTHMQSIGHPLFNDAMYGGDKILKGTVFSKYKQFVDNCFNLLPRQALHAQVLGFIHPTSKENIYFEVPYPEDFRLALEKWRGYAANSMAVEND
- a CDS encoding aminotransferase class IV is translated as MPTNYINFNGNIVPEEQEIFSVENRGFRYGDGLFETMLYKDGDIRFLNFHVVRLQQGMELIHLDDANLFDEFFIRSRSEELIRKNNMLGQQVRIRLIVFRMGGGLYSPTTNKPGFVLQVQRIEPNLRDKKVGLIVGLYNEFKKPYSDLSKLKSLNAQIYVLAGIYKKKMAFDDVLILNQEGYLCESLTSNIFVYYEKILYTPALSEGCIEGVMRRVVMDMARSEGIEVVEAQISAEIMKRADEIFCTNAVQGVQWVMGYKQKRYFNKISRILQEKLLNWNYDSNEEQS